In Vespa velutina chromosome 1, iVesVel2.1, whole genome shotgun sequence, the following proteins share a genomic window:
- the LOC124956383 gene encoding uncharacterized protein LOC124956383 yields MALSLALPLSGIEAEHFYALGMRILYEQGLRTLNGIGPISPSIGSESSGISSLTPSLEPDFILNNPNSTAPSSLATSTEDSGQGDRLNDIEVINVPCKVIYCGRDILNLGANMREPSWRLLIPYTCNHNNVTDNNSNYHLLSEKALTEEYPMKKCSDCGFSELSLSSCF; encoded by the exons atggcaTTAAGTTTAGCATTACCATTATCCGGAATAGAAGCCGAACATTTTTACGCACTAGGAATGAGAATACTATATGAACAAGGTTTAAGAACATTAAATGGGATTGGACCTATATCACCCAGTATTGGAAGTGAATCCAGTGGCATTAGTAGTCTCACTCCTTCTCTGGAACCtgattttatattgaataatcCCAATTCTACAGCGCCTTCATCACTTGCTACTTCCACAGAAGATTCGGGACAAGGCGATAGATTAAATGACATAGAAGTa ATAAATGTTCCATGTAAAGTAATCTATTGCGGGCGAGACATATTAAACTTAGGTGCAAATATGCGAGAACCATCCTGGCGACTATTGATCCCATATACTTGCAACCATAATAATGTCACGGACAATAACTCGAATTATCATCTTTTAAGCGAAAAAGCACTGACTGAAGAATATCCAATG AAAAAATGCTCAGACTGCGGCTTCTCTGAATTATCACTTTCTTCCTGTTTTTAA